The Mesomycoplasma ovipneumoniae genome window below encodes:
- a CDS encoding transketolase, which produces MIKDTKITNAAELETKEKVKKFNKKFKHLEELSVNSLRIHSNEAINKANSGHPGVAISASKMVYALFRDHINFDINDPNWINRDRFVLSAGHASSLYYSLLYSLGLLKKEDLENFRQKNSKTPGHPEYGHTVGIEATTGPLGQGIAMAVGIALAQSHLNAKFKEINHYTYVICGDGDLQEGISYESLSLAGHLKLKNFIVLYDSNDIQLDSPVSVVFSENMKQRIESQGLFYQLVPKDDVKLISKAISKAKASRRPSFIEIKTVIGQGSTKQNTTEVHGAPLGNDIVNLKKNLKWKYKEDFYLDPEISSHWQKTLVKRTQAKKEAFKISPELEEFLQKGQNINLEIDLELPKNQATRATSALVLDYISKNVPYWIGGSADLSVSTKAKGSDGYFSDQNYQGRNLMFGVREFAMSAIANGIALHSVLRPFVSTFFVFADYLKPALRLSSLMKLPVTYIFTHDSLMVGEDGPTHQPIEQLAMLRSVPNFAVYRPGDENELKGAYELALESKDKPCAIILTRQNIKSFAESKDNFKFGAYLAQKSKSKWAIIATGSELGLAKEVTQELDLNLISLSNWQNTPIWDPNFAISLELASTFGWKAHAKYNFGHDTFGMSAPAEDILDEIGFRSKDLVEKIKKIIA; this is translated from the coding sequence ATGATTAAAGACACTAAAATAACTAACGCAGCAGAATTGGAAACAAAAGAAAAAGTTAAGAAATTCAACAAAAAGTTTAAACATCTTGAAGAATTAAGTGTAAATTCTTTAAGAATTCACAGTAACGAAGCAATAAATAAGGCAAATTCTGGTCACCCTGGTGTTGCAATTAGTGCTTCAAAAATGGTTTATGCACTTTTTCGTGATCATATAAATTTTGACATTAATGATCCAAACTGAATTAATCGCGACCGTTTTGTTTTGTCGGCAGGTCATGCATCTTCGCTTTATTATTCACTTTTATATAGTTTAGGCTTACTAAAAAAAGAAGATCTTGAGAATTTTCGGCAAAAAAATTCAAAAACACCTGGGCATCCAGAATACGGTCACACTGTTGGAATTGAGGCAACAACCGGTCCGCTTGGTCAAGGAATTGCAATGGCCGTTGGAATTGCCCTTGCTCAGTCACATTTAAATGCAAAATTCAAAGAAATTAACCACTACACATATGTAATTTGCGGGGACGGCGACCTTCAGGAGGGAATTTCCTACGAGTCACTTTCACTAGCGGGACATTTAAAACTTAAAAATTTCATTGTTTTGTATGACTCAAATGATATTCAACTTGACTCACCAGTAAGCGTTGTTTTTAGCGAAAATATGAAACAACGAATTGAATCTCAAGGTTTATTTTACCAATTGGTTCCAAAAGATGATGTAAAATTGATCTCCAAAGCAATTTCTAAGGCAAAAGCTTCCCGAAGACCAAGTTTTATTGAAATCAAAACTGTTATTGGTCAAGGTTCAACTAAACAAAACACTACCGAAGTTCACGGTGCTCCGCTAGGAAATGACATTGTTAATTTAAAGAAAAATCTTAAATGAAAATACAAAGAAGATTTTTATCTTGACCCAGAAATTAGCAGTCATTGGCAAAAAACACTTGTAAAAAGAACTCAGGCTAAAAAAGAAGCCTTTAAAATTTCGCCAGAACTTGAAGAATTTTTACAAAAAGGTCAAAATATTAATTTGGAAATTGATTTAGAGCTTCCTAAAAACCAGGCAACCCGTGCAACATCAGCATTAGTTCTTGATTATATTTCCAAAAATGTTCCTTATTGAATCGGTGGATCAGCTGATTTATCAGTTTCAACAAAAGCAAAAGGTTCAGATGGTTATTTTAGTGACCAAAATTATCAAGGTCGAAACTTAATGTTTGGTGTTCGTGAATTTGCAATGAGTGCAATTGCAAACGGAATTGCCCTTCACTCAGTTTTACGTCCTTTTGTTTCAACATTTTTTGTCTTTGCTGACTATTTAAAGCCTGCTTTAAGACTCTCATCATTAATGAAATTGCCAGTAACTTATATTTTTACTCACGACTCCTTGATGGTTGGCGAAGATGGACCAACTCACCAGCCAATTGAACAACTTGCTATGCTTAGATCAGTTCCTAATTTTGCTGTCTATCGTCCTGGTGATGAAAATGAACTAAAAGGAGCTTACGAGCTTGCTCTTGAAAGCAAAGATAAACCTTGTGCAATAATTTTAACTCGCCAAAATATCAAATCATTTGCCGAATCAAAAGATAATTTCAAATTTGGAGCCTACTTAGCACAAAAAAGCAAATCCAAATGAGCAATTATTGCCACCGGTAGTGAGTTAGGACTGGCAAAAGAAGTCACTCAAGAGTTAGACCTAAATTTAATATCCTTATCAAATTGACAAAACACACCAATTTGAGATCCAAATTTTGCAATTTCGCTTGAATTAGCTTCTACTTTTGGTTGAAAAGCACATGCAAAATACAATTTTGGTCATGATACCTTTGGAATGTCAGCCCCAGCAGAAGACATTCTTGATGAAATTGGCTTTCGAAGCAAAGATCTTGTTGAAAAAATTAAAAAAATTATTGCCTAA
- the efp gene encoding elongation factor P, whose protein sequence is MINVNEFRPGITFEFEGEIFVVISAQHSKQGRGQANVKAKVKNLRSGSTTIKTFSGGERVQKARIDKITMVFLYNEGQNSVLMDDSTYEQISIDNEKIAWELNFLFEGVKVKLRKFNDEILDIELPPKIELKVASTFDAVKGNTTTNPTKRATLETGFEIDVPLFIKEDEIIVVSTEEGKYVSRGGQ, encoded by the coding sequence ATGATTAATGTTAATGAATTTCGACCTGGAATCACCTTTGAATTTGAAGGTGAAATTTTTGTCGTAATTTCAGCTCAACATTCAAAACAAGGTCGCGGACAAGCAAACGTAAAAGCAAAAGTTAAAAATCTTCGCTCAGGATCTACCACTATCAAAACATTTTCAGGTGGTGAAAGAGTTCAAAAAGCTCGTATTGACAAAATTACAATGGTTTTTCTATATAACGAAGGTCAAAATAGTGTTCTGATGGATGATTCAACTTATGAGCAAATTAGTATTGATAATGAAAAAATAGCCTGAGAACTCAATTTTTTATTTGAAGGTGTTAAGGTAAAATTGCGTAAATTTAATGATGAAATTTTAGATATTGAACTTCCACCAAAAATTGAATTAAAAGTTGCCTCAACATTTGATGCCGTAAAAGGTAACACAACAACAAATCCAACAAAAAGAGCAACATTAGAAACTGGTTTTGAAATTGATGTTCCTTTATTTATTAAAGAAGACGAAATTATAGTTGTCTCAACTGAAGAAGGAAAATATGTTTCAAGAGGAGGACAATAA